A single genomic interval of Burkholderia sp. HI2500 harbors:
- the ilvD gene encoding dihydroxy-acid dehydratase → MPTYRSKTSTAGRNMAGARSLWRATGMKDDDFSKPIIAVVNSFTQFVPGHVHLKDLGQLVAREIEAAGGVAKEFNTIAVDDGIAMGHDGMLYSLPSRDIIADSVEYMVNAHCADAMVCISNCDKITPGMLMAAMRLNIPVIFVSGGPMEAGKTRLANPVTKAIEVKKLDLVDAMVIAVDPSYSDAEVAEVERSACPTCGSCSGMFTANSMNCLTEALGLSLPGNGTVVATHADREQLFKRAGRRIVELTRQHYEQDDERVLPRSVGFKAFENAMTLDIAMGGSTNTILHLLAIAQEAGIDFTMKDIDRLSRVVPQLCKVAPNTNKYHIEDVHRAGGIMAILGELDRAGKLHTDVPTVHAPSLKDALDQWDIVRTQDDAVRTFYQAGPAGIPTQVAFSQNTRWPSLDLDRAEGCIRSYEHAFSKEGGLAVLTGNIAVDGCVVKTAGVDESILVFEGTAHVTESQDEAVDNILNDKVKAGDVVIVRYEGPKGGPGMQEMLYPTSYIKSKGLGKACALLTDGRFSGGTSGLSIGHCSPEAAAGGAIGLVRDGDKIRIDIPNRTIDVLVSDDELARRREEQNAKGWKPAQPRPRKVSAALKAYAKLVMSADKGAVRDLSLLDD, encoded by the coding sequence GCGCTCGCTCTGGCGCGCCACCGGCATGAAAGACGACGATTTCTCGAAGCCGATCATCGCGGTCGTCAACTCGTTCACGCAGTTCGTGCCGGGGCACGTGCACCTGAAGGATCTCGGCCAGCTCGTCGCGCGCGAGATCGAGGCGGCCGGCGGCGTCGCGAAGGAATTCAACACGATCGCGGTCGACGACGGCATCGCGATGGGCCACGACGGCATGCTGTATTCGCTGCCGAGCCGCGACATCATCGCCGACTCGGTCGAATACATGGTGAACGCGCACTGCGCGGACGCGATGGTCTGCATCTCGAACTGCGACAAGATCACGCCGGGGATGCTGATGGCCGCGATGCGCCTCAACATCCCGGTGATCTTCGTGTCGGGCGGCCCGATGGAAGCGGGCAAGACGCGCCTCGCGAACCCGGTCACCAAGGCCATCGAGGTGAAGAAGCTCGACCTCGTCGACGCGATGGTGATCGCGGTCGACCCGTCGTATTCCGACGCCGAAGTCGCCGAAGTCGAACGCTCGGCCTGCCCGACCTGCGGTTCGTGCTCGGGCATGTTCACCGCGAACTCGATGAACTGCCTGACCGAAGCCCTCGGCCTGTCGCTGCCCGGCAACGGCACGGTGGTGGCCACCCACGCCGACCGCGAGCAACTGTTCAAGCGCGCCGGCCGTCGCATCGTCGAACTCACCCGCCAGCACTACGAGCAGGACGACGAACGCGTGCTGCCGCGCTCGGTGGGCTTCAAGGCATTCGAGAACGCGATGACGCTCGACATCGCGATGGGCGGTTCGACCAACACGATCCTGCACCTGCTGGCGATCGCGCAGGAAGCCGGCATCGACTTCACGATGAAGGACATCGACCGCCTGTCGCGCGTCGTGCCGCAGCTGTGCAAGGTCGCGCCGAACACGAACAAGTACCACATCGAGGACGTGCACCGCGCAGGCGGCATCATGGCGATCCTCGGCGAGCTCGACCGCGCCGGCAAGCTGCACACCGACGTGCCGACCGTGCACGCGCCGTCGCTGAAGGACGCGCTCGACCAGTGGGACATCGTCCGCACGCAGGACGACGCGGTCCGCACGTTCTACCAGGCCGGCCCGGCCGGGATCCCGACGCAGGTCGCGTTCAGCCAGAACACGCGCTGGCCGAGCCTCGACCTCGATCGCGCCGAAGGCTGCATCCGCTCGTACGAGCATGCGTTCTCGAAGGAAGGCGGCCTCGCCGTGCTGACGGGCAACATCGCGGTCGACGGCTGCGTGGTGAAGACGGCCGGCGTCGACGAGAGCATCCTCGTGTTCGAAGGCACGGCACACGTGACCGAATCGCAGGATGAGGCAGTCGACAACATCCTGAACGACAAGGTCAAGGCCGGCGACGTGGTGATCGTGCGCTACGAAGGCCCGAAGGGCGGCCCCGGCATGCAGGAAATGCTCTACCCGACCAGCTACATCAAGTCGAAGGGCCTCGGCAAGGCATGCGCGCTGCTGACGGACGGCCGCTTCTCGGGCGGTACGTCGGGCCTCTCGATCGGCCATTGCTCGCCGGAAGCGGCAGCGGGCGGCGCGATCGGCCTCGTGCGCGACGGCGACAAGATCCGCATCGACATCCCGAACCGCACGATCGACGTGCTGGTGTCGGACGACGAACTGGCGCGCCGCCGCGAAGAGCAGAACGCCAAGGGCTGGAAGCCGGCGCAGCCGCGTCCGCGCAAGGTGTCCGCTGCGCTGAAGGCCTACGCGAAGCTGGTCATGTCCGCCGACAAGGGTGCGGTGCGCGACCTGTCGCTGCTCGACGACTGA
- a CDS encoding SH3 domain-containing protein, translating into MRNTIVRSLCVVLLGLAAAPDITQAQSTGYTNSPAELFAGPAPDYPVVAQIPPGTALDVFGCLSDYTWCDVALPGVRGWIDAQLIDYPYQGGYAPLLEYGAIVGVPITGFAIGAYWDRYYRHRPWFHDRDRWEHRAEPRLGPGGVPPGQGRPQPGGPPQAAPGGPPPVHDARPSAARGGWNGAIRTPPPAAPAPAPAPAPMPGAAGNPRPAAPPQAVMHPPPAAVMRPPPAPGGEGRSMPVPVHPGGGWGGGGGRPQGGGNGGGSHGGGGGGGPEEFRH; encoded by the coding sequence ATGAGGAACACGATTGTCCGTAGCCTGTGCGTCGTCCTGCTCGGCCTGGCGGCCGCGCCGGATATTACACAGGCACAGAGCACCGGCTACACGAATTCGCCGGCCGAACTGTTCGCCGGGCCCGCGCCCGACTATCCGGTCGTCGCGCAGATTCCGCCGGGCACCGCGCTGGACGTGTTCGGCTGCCTGAGCGACTACACGTGGTGCGACGTCGCGCTGCCGGGCGTGCGCGGCTGGATCGACGCGCAACTGATCGACTATCCGTACCAGGGCGGTTATGCGCCGCTGCTCGAATATGGCGCGATCGTCGGCGTGCCGATCACGGGGTTCGCGATCGGTGCGTACTGGGATCGCTACTACCGTCACCGCCCCTGGTTCCATGACCGCGATCGGTGGGAACACCGAGCGGAACCGCGGCTCGGCCCGGGCGGCGTGCCGCCGGGACAGGGGCGCCCGCAACCGGGTGGGCCGCCGCAGGCCGCACCGGGCGGACCGCCGCCCGTGCATGACGCGCGGCCGTCCGCTGCACGCGGCGGCTGGAACGGCGCGATTCGCACGCCGCCGCCGGCTGCGCCCGCGCCGGCGCCTGCGCCTGCGCCGATGCCGGGTGCAGCCGGCAATCCGCGTCCGGCAGCGCCGCCGCAGGCCGTCATGCATCCGCCACCGGCCGCCGTCATGCGTCCGCCTCCCGCGCCGGGCGGTGAGGGCCGTTCGATGCCGGTACCGGTGCACCCGGGCGGTGGTTGGGGTGGCGGCGGTGGGCGTCCGCAAGGCGGCGGGAACGGCGGCGGAAGCCACGGTGGTGGCGGAGGCGGCGGCCCGGAAGAATTCCGTCACTGA